Genomic window (Candidatus Margulisiibacteriota bacterium):
TATTTTGTTTTCTAAATCTGTTTTTTCTTTTTCTTTTTTATCAATTTCTTTTTGTATTATGGGTGTTATTTCTTTAGTTAATAATAGTTTATCTTTACTAGATAAAAACCCTTCCAAAAGTGAGTTGTTTAATAATGTATCTTTGTCTTTTTGTAATTTATCAATAATTTTTTGTTGTTCGTCTGTATTTTTCTGCTCTTGCTTAAGGGTTGTTGCTAAATGATTTTGTTCTGTAAACCATAGCTGGACTTTGTTTAAGCTGTCCCAGTCTGGCATATCTTTTTTAGCTGTTTTATATTCTTCATTTTTGGCTTTAAGATATGTTGTTGTGGCTTTAAGTTCTTCTTCTTTCTTATCCAGAATTTGTTTTTGCTCTTTAATCAGCAACTCTAAACCTTTTAGATGCTTATCAATATCTTTTAACTCTATTATCTGGCTTAAGTCATCTGATTTGGTATTTAGCTCATCTTTTTTGTCATAATCTGTTTTTATTTTAGTGAATGCTATGGTTGTCTCTTCTAGAGTTTTTGCTTTAATAAGCAGGGATTCATTTTTTTGTTTAATGCTTTCTTTGTATGTCTGAAAGTCTGCTTCCAGTTTTTTCTTTTGGCTAATGATGTCTTTAAAGTTCTTTAGACAAGATTCATATATTTTTAATTCCTCTTCTCTTGTTGCAAATTCTTTTTTGTTTTCTTCCAGTTCAGCCAGTTCTTTGCTTAGTTTATTTATACCCTCAAAGATACTTTTTAACTCACTTAGCTTCTTTTCTTTACCAGTAAGTTCTTGCTGTTTTTTATTCATTATCTTTAGGTCAGATTCTAATTGTTTTAATTTTTCATTCTTTTCTGTAATAACGTCAGGATTTGCTTCCTCACTTATTTGTTCAAGCTGTCCTTTGATATTTTCTATTTCATAATTATTTGAGGAATCCAGTTGCGCAGTCTTCGCATATAAGTCGAACTTATCCAACCCAAATAATTCTTTTAGCATATCTGTTCGATCTTTATCTTTAAGTCCTATAAATTCCTGAAATTTTCCTTGCGGAATTATTACTGTGCGCCTGAAATTATCATAACTAAGACCAATAATGTCTTCTGCAGTTTTAGTTTCGAGTGGGGTCCATTCATCATTTTCTTTTTTATAACATTTACGATCAAAAGAACCTACATTCTCATAGTTTTTGCTATTGCGTTTCGTTTTAACAACACATCTATAATCATCAATATGATTTTTGCCTGCTTTAAAATCAAATTCAATAAAGAACTCGTCAGATTTTAGATTCATCATATTATAATTAAGATTATCTTTTTGATTTAACCGCTCTGTTTGACCGTACAAGGCAAATGAGATAGCCTCGAGCACGGTAGATTTACCACTACCCACTGGGCCAAAGATACCGAATAATGAAGCCTCTGTAAGCTGAGTAAAATCTATGGTTTGTCTTTTTTGATAAGAATAGATACCTTGTAATGTTAAGCTTATCGGGATCATTTATCTTGCTCCGTAGCTTTTATTTCCTTAAATAAGTCTAATATTTCTACGCTTGGTTCCTGTTGATTATATTTGTTTTTGAAATAATCTATAAATAAATCATCTATCTTTTTATTAAGATCAATTTCGTTAGTTTTATCAGCTGAGCCTGCCATGTTCTTAACTTCTGGAATTATAGCAACAATCCCCTGATGGGCATTTAATATTTGCTTCCTTTCCTCAGCAGTTAAAAAAGTATCTGTTACCATGGTTAGTTCCACTAATGTTTCTGGATTTGCTGTAAGCCAGTCAATTGCTTTTTCTACATTATCAAACTTTTGTCTGATAAGTCGTTTCCCTTTAGTTAGCTGAATTTGCTTAACTATAGCTTCTTTATCTGGTTCTACATCAATAACCATTACAAACTTATCCTGGTTAGACTCACTCATGCTATAGGCCAAGGGGCTACCAGAATAAATAACAGGTGCTTTTTTATTATTAATCAGCTTTCGGTGTAAATGTCCCAAAGCTGTATATTGTATTTGTTTGGGAATATTTTCTGTGTACACGACTTGTGCTCCGCCTACATGTAAAATAGGTTTTTCATCTTCCGGTTCTTCCGGTTGCTCCTCACCTTTACCAACTAGAAATAGATGAGTTGTCAGGAGATTAACTCCTTTATTGTCACAATAATTGTCTGCTAGTTCTTGCCACTTTTTCTGTAGTATTTGTCTAAGTTCTTCTTCGCTATCCTCTGAACCTAAATAAACTTTTAACCTAGTTTCATTAGCATAAGGGGTGCTGATTATTCTGAGTGGTGATTTAGTATTTGGTAAGCTTAGTTCTAGAAAACCATTATCAGATTTTGTTACCTTTAGTCCTGTTTCTAATTTAAACTGCGTTGTTTTGCTATTTGGATAACCAAGAAAAATAATCCCGCATTCTCTGGCTAAAGGATCGGGAGATTCTATTCTATCTGGGGAATCATGATTGCCTGCTATAGCGATAACTGCTCGATTACCATTATTAGTTAATCGTTTCAGTGTTTTA
Coding sequences:
- the sbcD gene encoding exonuclease subunit SbcD, which produces MKILHTSDWHLGKRLEKFSRIEEQQEVLNEICEISDCEQVNVVVIAGDLFDTFNPPIEAIDLFYKTLKRLTNNGNRAVIAIAGNHDSPDRIESPDPLARECGIIFLGYPNSKTTQFKLETGLKVTKSDNGFLELSLPNTKSPLRIISTPYANETRLKVYLGSEDSEEELRQILQKKWQELADNYCDNKGVNLLTTHLFLVGKGEEQPEEPEDEKPILHVGGAQVVYTENIPKQIQYTALGHLHRKLINNKKAPVIYSGSPLAYSMSESNQDKFVMVIDVEPDKEAIVKQIQLTKGKRLIRQKFDNVEKAIDWLTANPETLVELTMVTDTFLTAEERKQILNAHQGIVAIIPEVKNMAGSADKTNEIDLNKKIDDLFIDYFKNKYNQQEPSVEILDLFKEIKATEQDK